The Longimicrobium sp. genome includes a window with the following:
- a CDS encoding GTPase domain-containing protein, which translates to MSLVNYSTREITSKIVYYGPGRSGKTTNLQYIHGQVPEDRRGRMVSLATETDRTLFFDFLPLDLGTISGFQTRFQLYTVPGQVYYDATRKLVLQGADGVVFVADSQRAQRDENVESFRNLQVNLLEQGVDPRTIPIVLQYNKRDLPDVMSLDEMDDLLNYRDLPRFEAEALSGDGVFHTLKGISELVLRRLSQRFGRTVTAAG; encoded by the coding sequence ATGTCGCTGGTCAACTACAGCACCCGCGAGATCACGTCCAAGATCGTGTACTACGGTCCTGGGCGAAGCGGCAAGACCACCAACCTCCAGTACATCCACGGCCAGGTGCCCGAAGACCGGCGCGGCCGCATGGTGTCGCTCGCCACCGAGACGGACCGCACGCTCTTCTTCGACTTCCTGCCGCTGGACCTGGGCACCATCTCCGGGTTCCAGACGCGGTTCCAGCTGTACACGGTTCCCGGGCAGGTGTACTACGATGCCACCCGCAAGCTGGTGCTGCAGGGGGCGGACGGCGTGGTGTTCGTGGCCGACAGCCAGCGCGCGCAGCGCGACGAGAACGTGGAAAGCTTCCGCAACCTGCAGGTGAACCTGCTGGAGCAGGGAGTAGACCCGCGGACGATTCCCATCGTGCTGCAGTACAACAAGCGCGACCTGCCGGACGTGATGTCGCTGGACGAGATGGACGACCTGCTGAACTACCGCGACCTGCCGCGTTTCGAGGCCGAGGCGTTGAGCGGGGACGGCGTATTCCACACGCTCAAGGGGATCAGCGAGCTGGTGCTGCGGCGGCTTTCGCAGCGGTTCGGGCGGACGGTGACGGCGGCGGGGTAA
- a CDS encoding DUF4112 domain-containing protein — MDAPTPARQTALRRLDALSHLLDNSIRVPGTQARFGLDAVIGLIPGFGDAAGAVVSAYVVVQAARLGASVPTLIRMLLNVGVEAVAGAVPVLGDLFDAAFKANARNVTLLRREMDLPGSTRRSSKSVVGAVIVALVVILGGIGILAYLAARAVWNVIT, encoded by the coding sequence ATGGACGCACCTACCCCCGCCCGCCAGACCGCCCTGCGCCGCCTGGACGCGCTGAGCCACCTGCTCGACAACTCCATCCGGGTACCCGGAACGCAGGCGCGCTTCGGGCTGGACGCCGTGATCGGGCTGATCCCCGGCTTCGGCGACGCGGCGGGCGCCGTGGTTTCGGCCTACGTGGTGGTGCAGGCGGCGCGGCTGGGCGCATCCGTCCCCACGCTGATCCGGATGCTGCTGAACGTGGGGGTCGAGGCGGTGGCGGGGGCGGTGCCCGTGCTGGGCGACCTGTTCGACGCGGCGTTCAAGGCCAATGCGCGCAACGTGACGCTGCTGCGGCGGGAGATGGACCTGCCGGGCAGCACGCGCCGCTCCAGCAAGTCCGTGGTCGGCGCGGTGATCGTCGCCCTCGTCGTGATCCTGGGCGGCATCGGCATCCTGGCGTACCTGGCGGCGCGGGCGGTCTGGAACGTGATTACCTGA
- a CDS encoding metallophosphoesterase family protein has product MRIYAISDLHTDFRENREALERAVGHGHRGDALIIAGDVADSEAVLRDTLQLLVSRFAEVFFVPGNHELWVRAEERTSVDKFHAVLRVCEQVGVRTRPARVGGAWVVPLFSWYDASFDVRGEGVQAELEAWSDLYFCRWPDDVERVDQFFLAMNEPHVHEYDAPAITFSHFVPRPELLPRVHSLSFKGLPLVAGSLGIDEQVRRAGAAVHVFGHSHIARDEVIEGVRYVQNYFRRAEVAAGASPFQLVWDGEMHPLSS; this is encoded by the coding sequence ATGCGCATCTACGCGATTTCCGACCTTCACACCGACTTTCGCGAGAACCGCGAGGCGCTCGAACGCGCGGTGGGGCACGGCCACCGGGGCGACGCGCTGATCATCGCCGGTGACGTGGCAGATTCCGAGGCGGTGCTGCGCGACACGCTGCAGCTGCTGGTGTCGCGCTTCGCCGAGGTGTTCTTCGTTCCGGGCAACCACGAGCTGTGGGTGCGGGCGGAGGAGCGCACGTCGGTAGACAAGTTCCACGCAGTGCTGCGAGTGTGCGAGCAGGTGGGGGTGCGCACGCGCCCGGCGCGGGTGGGCGGCGCGTGGGTGGTGCCGCTCTTCTCGTGGTACGACGCCTCGTTCGACGTGCGCGGCGAAGGCGTGCAGGCCGAGCTGGAGGCGTGGTCGGACCTGTACTTTTGCCGCTGGCCGGACGACGTGGAGCGGGTGGACCAGTTCTTCCTGGCGATGAACGAGCCGCACGTGCACGAGTACGACGCCCCGGCCATCACCTTTTCGCACTTCGTCCCCCGGCCGGAGCTGCTGCCCCGCGTCCACTCGCTGAGCTTCAAGGGCCTGCCGCTGGTGGCCGGATCACTGGGCATCGACGAGCAGGTGCGGCGCGCCGGCGCGGCGGTGCACGTCTTCGGGCACTCGCACATCGCACGGGACGAGGTGATCGAGGGCGTGCGCTACGTGCAGAACTACTTCCGCCGCGCCGAGGTGGCCGCCGGCGCCAGCCCCTTCCAGCTGGTGTGGGACGGAGAAATGCATCCGCTCTCCTCCTGA